The following are from one region of the Methanobrevibacter sp. genome:
- the rrp41 gene encoding exosome complex exonuclease Rrp41: MSEFIREDGRKYNELRPIKIEAGVLERADGSAYLEFGGNKILVAVYGPRESYIRRLLEPNTGVIRCRYNMAPFSVDDRKRPGPDRRSSEISKITAEALRPALMLENYPRSMVDIYIEVIEAEGGTRCAGITAASVALVDAGIPMKDIVVGCAAGKVNDEIVLDLSEVEDKEGQADVPVAIMPRTGEVTLLQSDGNLTEEEFDKALNLAIEGCMEVSKLQKEALMKKYSTE, from the coding sequence ATGTCAGAATTTATTAGAGAGGATGGAAGAAAATATAATGAATTACGTCCTATTAAAATAGAAGCTGGAGTTCTTGAACGTGCAGATGGTTCAGCATATTTGGAATTTGGTGGAAATAAAATATTAGTAGCTGTTTATGGGCCTAGAGAATCTTATATTAGAAGATTATTAGAACCAAATACTGGTGTAATTAGATGTAGGTACAATATGGCACCATTTTCAGTCGATGACAGAAAAAGACCGGGTCCTGATAGAAGATCTTCAGAAATATCAAAAATCACAGCTGAAGCTTTAAGACCTGCTTTAATGTTGGAAAATTATCCACGTTCAATGGTGGACATTTACATTGAAGTAATTGAGGCTGAAGGAGGTACCCGTTGTGCAGGTATTACCGCAGCTTCTGTAGCTTTAGTTGATGCAGGTATTCCAATGAAGGATATTGTAGTTGGATGTGCTGCTGGAAAGGTAAACGATGAGATTGTTCTTGATTTATCTGAAGTTGAAGATAAAGAGGGTCAGGCTGATGTTCCTGTAGCTATAATGCCAAGAACTGGTGAGGTTACTTTACTCCAAAGTGACGGTAATTTAACTGAAGAAGAATTTGATAAAGCTTTAAATTTAGCTATTGAAGGATGTATGGAAGTAAGTAAACTTCAAAAAGAAGCTTTAATGAAGAAATATTCCACAGAATGA
- a CDS encoding molybdenum cofactor guanylyltransferase, giving the protein MKSCILLCGGQSRRMGQDKGSMNIHGKPMIIHILTTLNNIIDEAVIVLNNEDRIIKYKEFIEKHEFSYKIRFVEDEIKDKGPLSGILTGLKHISSDYALVLPCDSPYITKNHVNTLFNEISNDYDCIVPYNDDENKIKTSEPLHSIYNKNNIDTITNLIEKDILHIKGLLKEKNCKFIKIDNKKLLKKEFRNLNRPEDI; this is encoded by the coding sequence ATGAAATCTTGTATACTTTTATGTGGAGGGCAGAGTAGAAGAATGGGTCAGGATAAAGGCTCTATGAATATTCATGGTAAACCTATGATTATTCATATACTTACTACTTTAAATAACATAATAGATGAAGCAGTAATTGTTTTAAATAATGAAGATAGGATTATCAAATATAAAGAATTTATTGAAAAACATGAATTCTCCTATAAAATCAGATTTGTAGAAGATGAAATAAAGGATAAGGGACCATTATCAGGAATTCTAACCGGCCTCAAACACATTTCATCAGATTATGCATTGGTGCTTCCATGTGACAGCCCATACATCACAAAAAACCATGTAAATACTCTTTTTAATGAAATATCAAATGACTATGATTGCATCGTGCCATATAATGATGATGAGAATAAAATAAAAACATCAGAACCATTACATTCAATCTACAATAAAAACAATATTGATACAATAACTAATCTAATAGAAAAAGACATATTGCATATAAAAGGGCTTTTAAAAGAAAAGAACTGTAAATTTATAAAAATAGATAATAAAAAATTATTAAAAAAAGAATTTAGAAACTTAAATCGTCCAGAGGACATTTAA
- the rrp42 gene encoding exosome complex protein Rrp42: MTKITPEITKESIINLVNNNKREDGRALDEYRDITIETNVISKAEGSARVNLGGTQVIAGIKPQIGAPFPDTPNLGVLMTNCEMLPMADPTFEPGPPSEDSIELARVADRGIRESELVDLDKLCIEEGKHVWMLFIDLHIIDNCGNLFDAAELAIMAALKSTQLPTATVVDDEVVLDKENTIPLPINKELAMCTFVKIGDKLVLDPTLIEEEISEARLNIGVTEQGNICSMQKGGSEPLTKEEILECVHIAVSKTKELIENL; the protein is encoded by the coding sequence ATGACTAAAATTACACCAGAAATTACCAAAGAAAGTATTATTAATCTTGTAAACAACAATAAACGTGAAGATGGCAGAGCGCTTGATGAATATAGGGACATTACTATTGAAACCAATGTAATCTCTAAAGCTGAAGGTTCTGCAAGAGTTAATCTTGGAGGTACTCAAGTCATAGCTGGAATCAAACCTCAAATTGGTGCACCTTTCCCGGATACTCCAAATTTAGGAGTTTTAATGACTAATTGTGAAATGTTGCCAATGGCTGATCCTACTTTTGAACCAGGTCCACCAAGCGAAGATTCAATCGAACTTGCACGTGTTGCTGATAGAGGAATCCGTGAAAGTGAACTTGTAGATTTGGATAAGCTCTGTATTGAAGAAGGAAAGCACGTTTGGATGTTATTCATTGATTTACATATAATTGACAACTGTGGAAACCTCTTTGATGCTGCTGAACTAGCTATTATGGCTGCATTGAAATCAACCCAATTGCCTACCGCGACAGTTGTAGACGATGAGGTTGTTTTAGATAAGGAGAACACAATTCCTTTACCAATCAATAAAGAATTAGCTATGTGTACTTTCGTTAAGATTGGGGATAAATTGGTTTTAGATCCTACTTTAATTGAAGAGGAAATTTCAGAAGCTCGTTTAAACATTGGTGTTACTGAACAGGGCAATATCTGTTCAATGCAAAAAGGAGGATCCGAACCTTTAACCAAGGAAGAGATTCTTGAATGTGTTCATATTGCCGTTTCAAAAACTAAAGAATTAATAGAAAATCTTTAA
- a CDS encoding ribosome assembly factor SBDS, with amino-acid sequence MVNVDEAIIAKYESYGEHFEILVDADLAAEFRNPDGKDVAIEDLLAVEEVFKDSRKGDKASDEAMKKIFETTDPLEVSKIILEKGTVQLTAEQKRKMQQDKRKLVINKIARESINPQTGLPHPAQRIENAMDEAKVKIDPFVAVNQQVQTALKAIKPLIPIRFEKVKIAVRLPGSAAGNAYNTIHPFGEILNEEWQQDGSWIAIVEIPGGLQDKFIAKMAGISAGEAETKAIK; translated from the coding sequence ATGGTTAACGTAGATGAAGCAATTATTGCAAAATATGAATCGTATGGTGAACATTTTGAGATTTTAGTAGATGCAGATTTGGCTGCAGAATTTAGAAATCCTGATGGTAAAGATGTTGCCATTGAAGATCTTTTAGCAGTTGAAGAAGTTTTTAAAGACTCTAGGAAAGGAGATAAAGCTTCTGATGAAGCGATGAAAAAGATTTTTGAAACTACAGATCCATTGGAAGTTTCAAAAATCATCCTTGAAAAAGGTACAGTTCAATTAACTGCTGAACAAAAAAGAAAAATGCAGCAGGATAAAAGAAAACTAGTTATTAATAAAATCGCTAGAGAGTCTATTAATCCTCAAACTGGACTTCCTCATCCGGCACAAAGAATTGAAAACGCTATGGATGAAGCAAAAGTTAAAATTGATCCTTTTGTAGCAGTAAATCAACAAGTTCAAACAGCTTTGAAAGCCATCAAACCATTAATTCCAATAAGATTTGAAAAAGTTAAAATAGCTGTTCGTCTTCCGGGATCTGCTGCAGGAAATGCATACAATACAATCCATCCGTTTGGCGAAATACTAAATGAAGAGTGGCAGCAAGATGGTTCATGGATAGCTATTGTTGAGATTCCAGGAGGTCTTCAAGACAAATTTATTGCTAAAATGGCAGGAATATCTGCTGGTGAAGCAGAAACTAAAGCTATCAAATAA
- the cbiT gene encoding precorrin-6Y C5,15-methyltransferase (decarboxylating) subunit CbiT, translating into MLNDSDFIKTCDVPGPSKEAIRAIVLYKSDVKNDDVVVDVGCGTGGFTCEFAQRAGRVISIDTNPEAIKITKKNLKKFNIDGDVTLINNDGANALKSIDGIDIAIVGGSGRKLEEILELLDSRLNSKGRIIVTAILVDTKVEAINKLKELGYNPQIMEVNISKGRVLDRGIMMMSENPIAVITAKKR; encoded by the coding sequence ATGTTAAACGATTCTGATTTTATAAAAACCTGTGATGTTCCAGGACCTAGCAAAGAAGCCATAAGGGCTATCGTTCTTTATAAATCCGATGTTAAGAACGATGATGTTGTTGTAGACGTTGGATGTGGAACTGGAGGATTTACATGTGAATTTGCACAGCGTGCAGGGAGGGTCATATCCATCGATACCAATCCTGAAGCCATAAAGATTACTAAAAAGAACCTTAAGAAATTCAATATAGATGGGGACGTAACCCTAATTAACAATGATGGGGCAAATGCCTTGAAGAGCATTGATGGAATAGACATTGCAATAGTTGGAGGCAGTGGCCGCAAACTTGAGGAAATTCTTGAACTTTTGGATTCCAGACTAAATTCAAAGGGAAGAATAATAGTAACAGCCATATTGGTGGATACAAAGGTTGAAGCTATAAACAAACTAAAAGAATTGGGCTACAATCCTCAAATAATGGAAGTGAACATCTCAAAAGGAAGAGTTCTTGATCGTGGAATTATGATGATGAGTGAAAACCCTATTGCAGTAATAACCGCGAAAAAGAGATGA
- a CDS encoding UbiX family flavin prenyltransferase yields MIIVGITGASGVVYGIRLLKALNELNVRTGLVISDAGKTVIEHETNEPLEEIISLADEYYEFHDLTASINSGSFKFDGLVVVPCSMKSLSSIANGYSDNTITRVADVALKERRRTVIVPRETPLRTVHIENMLSLSKEGAIILPAMPAFYSESETVDNQIDFIVGKILDSLKIENDIYKRWK; encoded by the coding sequence AATAAGACTGCTAAAGGCTTTAAATGAATTAAATGTAAGAACCGGCCTCGTAATAAGTGACGCTGGAAAAACCGTAATAGAACATGAAACAAATGAACCCCTAGAAGAGATAATATCCCTTGCAGATGAATATTACGAGTTTCATGATTTGACCGCTTCAATAAACAGCGGTTCATTTAAATTTGATGGATTGGTAGTTGTGCCATGCTCCATGAAAAGCCTATCCTCAATAGCCAATGGATACAGTGACAATACAATCACAAGAGTTGCTGATGTGGCTTTAAAGGAACGCAGAAGAACAGTTATTGTTCCTCGTGAAACACCCCTCAGAACAGTCCACATTGAAAACATGCTAAGTCTATCAAAAGAGGGAGCAATAATCCTTCCGGCGATGCCTGCATTTTACAGCGAAAGCGAAACAGTGGACAATCAAATTGATTTTATAGTGGGAAAGATATTGGACAGCCTAAAAATTGAAAATGATATCTACAAAAGGTGGAAATAA
- the psmA gene encoding archaeal proteasome endopeptidase complex subunit alpha, which produces MQPLQNAGYDRAITVFSPDGRLFQVEYAREAVKRGTTSVGIKCPEGVVLAVDKRTTSPLVESKSIEKLFKIDEHIGSATSGLVADARALVERARVEAQINKITYSEPISVETLSKKLCDMLQLYTQNGGVRPFGSALIIGGIYNDKCRLFETDPSGALIEYKATAIGAGRNQVIDIFEDNYKEDMTLDDAIELALTAINEATDHETSSSNVEIAVITKENPAYTKLSSEDVQKYIDDLVAKKEAEEKAKAEEDKEE; this is translated from the coding sequence ATGCAACCTTTACAAAACGCTGGTTATGATAGGGCAATTACTGTATTTAGCCCAGATGGAAGACTTTTCCAAGTTGAATATGCGAGAGAAGCTGTAAAAAGAGGAACTACTTCTGTTGGAATCAAATGTCCTGAAGGTGTAGTTTTAGCAGTAGATAAAAGAACTACCTCTCCGTTAGTTGAATCAAAATCAATTGAAAAATTATTTAAGATTGATGAACACATTGGATCAGCTACTTCTGGTCTTGTTGCAGATGCAAGAGCACTTGTAGAAAGAGCAAGAGTAGAAGCTCAAATTAATAAAATTACCTACTCTGAACCGATTAGTGTAGAAACATTATCTAAAAAATTATGTGATATGTTACAGTTATACACTCAAAATGGTGGTGTAAGGCCATTTGGTTCTGCATTAATTATCGGTGGAATCTACAACGATAAATGCAGATTATTCGAAACAGATCCAAGTGGAGCATTAATCGAATATAAGGCAACAGCTATTGGTGCAGGAAGAAATCAGGTAATTGATATATTTGAAGACAATTACAAAGAAGACATGACTTTAGATGATGCTATTGAATTGGCTTTAACTGCGATTAATGAAGCAACTGATCATGAAACCAGTTCCAGCAATGTAGAAATAGCTGTAATAACTAAAGAAAATCCGGCTTACACTAAACTTTCATCTGAAGACGTACAAAAATATATTGATGATTTAGTAGCTAAAAAAGAAGCTGAAGAGAAAGCAAAAGCTGAAGAAGATAAAGAAGAATAA